Part of the Sulfuriflexus mobilis genome is shown below.
TCTCACTCATTGATAACCTGGTTGCCCAGTGCGTCATATCAATGCCCTCTGCCGGATTATTTATGAAGTGCTCCACCATCACATACAGGCGTTCCGAGGACGGAACGGGCACCGCAACCTGGGTCGGTTGCAGTAACTGTAATTGATCCAGTATAACCGCATTAAGCCGTTCCTCGGCACCCGTCACACAAGAATGATCATCTTCCGCCGCAGTCCTTGTCAGCTCTTTTAGCAATGGTGTCAAATGCAATAACTGCGATTGCATAGACATCATATCACTTGAGGTTTCATCAATAAATAATGAACAGTAATCAATCGACTGAGAGGCAGTAACAGAGTGCGTTACGCCCGGCGGAATCCAGACGGCGAATTGTGGCGGCACTACAAATACCGGGCCACCACTTTTAATATTCAAGCTGCCGCTCGTGGCATAAATCAACTGCCCTCGCACATGACTGTGCGGCGCAATCGAATGCGGCTCATGCACCCAACTGATATCCGCCAGTACCGACCGCGAGGGATCCCTGATATTTCCGGCATCGGATGATGAAACTACTGGCAAGTGCTTTTTCATGTTTAGCTATTCTTTAATAATGACTACTTCTGATGCAGTATCTTAAACATGGACTTATCATTATCTTTTTCTGAGAACGGTTACCGGTGCATAGCAAACAGACCGCAAGCCAATCCGAGCATAGCATTAATGCGAAGCATTAACGCCAATTTGCTTCAGAAACAGCTGATGCCCGGCCTCCTGGACTACCTGCTGATACATGGCATTAACATTGACTGGAAAACGATTTTCGAAACCAGACATATCCCGGTACATGCCAACATTAATTTTTTCCATCATGTCACGGTCAGTCAGGCCCAAATCGTAATATTTCTTTACCTCTTTATATAATAAAGATAGATAATTACGCATATAATTCAAGCCATGCTTGTTGGTTATCGGGCCATGCCCGGGAATAACATGATCAATATCAAGTTCTATCAGTTTATCCAGGGCTTGGGCATTTCCCTTGGTACTCGCATGCTGCAAACCTGGAGTGCGTTTATAAAAAAACACATCCCCCGTGACTATAGTTTTAAGTTCCGGCACATAAACCATCAGGTCCCCCGTGGTATGTGC
Proteins encoded:
- a CDS encoding AraC family transcriptional regulator; translation: MKKHLPVVSSSDAGNIRDPSRSVLADISWVHEPHSIAPHSHVRGQLIYATSGSLNIKSGGPVFVVPPQFAVWIPPGVTHSVTASQSIDYCSLFIDETSSDMMSMQSQLLHLTPLLKELTRTAAEDDHSCVTGAEERLNAVILDQLQLLQPTQVAVPVPSSERLYVMVEHFINNPAEGIDMTHWATRLSMSERTLARLFKKETGLTPVQWLHHLRVLKAIELLEGGESVKCVAFDVGYNQASAFISMFKKIAGHTPSTYAKKFTLH